The Prunus persica cultivar Lovell chromosome G8, Prunus_persica_NCBIv2, whole genome shotgun sequence genome includes a region encoding these proteins:
- the LOC18767338 gene encoding 5'-methylthioadenosine/S-adenosylhomocysteine nucleosidase 2, with amino-acid sequence MAPHGDKSDAADETMVAKAEKRPISTILIVLAMQSEALPVVNKLNLSEDLQSVFPKGVPWVRYRGFYKDLNINLVWPGKDSSLGVDCVGTVPASLVTYASIQALQPDLIINAGTAGGFKAKGACIGDVYVASDVAFCDRRIPIPVFDLYGLGLRQALSTPNLQKELNLKVGKLSTGDSLHMSTQDEASMVANDAVVKDMEAAAVAYVADLLKVPSVFLKVVIDIKDGEETTAEESSQRFAALERAVTQVTDFINGKCLSDL; translated from the exons atggctcCTCATGGCGACAAATCGGACGCTGCAGACGAAACCATGGTTGCTAAAGCTGAGAAGCGCCCCATTTCCACCATCCTCATCGTATTGG CTATGCAGAGTGAAGCTCTTCCTGTGGTGAACAAGCTTAACCTCTCAGAGGATCTTCAGTCTGT ATTCCCAAAAGGGGTGCCTTGGGTCCGGTATCGCGGTTTTTACAAGGATCTTAACATTAATCTAGTTTGGCCTGGAAAAGATTCATCTTTAG gGGTTGATTGTGTAGGCACGGTTCCTGCATCTCTTGTGACCTATGCTTCCATTCAAGCATTGCAGCCAGACCTAATTATCAATGCAGGCACTGCTGGTGGCTTTAag GCCAAAGGAGCATGCATTGGTGATGTGTATGTCGCATCTGATGTTGCTTTCTGTGATAGAAGGATACCTATTCCT GTTTTTGATCTATATGGACTTGGCTTGCGACAAGCCCTCTCAACACCCAATCTTCAAAAGGAACTTAACCTAAAG GTTGGCAAACTGTCGACTGGTGACTCTCTACATATGTCCACACAGGATGAAGCATCAATGGTTGCGAATGACGCTGTAGTTAAAGACATGGAG GCTGCAGCTGTTGCCTACGTGGCAGATCTGTTGAAAGTACCCTCAGTATTTCTTAAAGTTGTGATTGATATAAAAGATGGTGAGGAAACAACTGCAGAAGAATCTTCGCAACGCTTCGCAGCTCTTGAACGTGCGGTcacccaagttactgattttaTTAATGGAAAGTGCCTCTCAGATCTTTGA
- the LOC18768390 gene encoding type III polyketide synthase B, whose amino-acid sequence MGSEHVGQGGSIMKANGGRATILALGKAFPHQLVMQDFLVDGYFRDTNCDDPELKQKLARLCKTTTVKTRYVVMSDEILEKYPELTTEGTPTIKQRLHICNEAVTQMAIEASGACIKNWGRPISDITHLVYVSSSEARLPGGDIYLAKGLGLRPETQRVLLYFSGCSGGVAGLRVAKDIAENNPGSRVLLATSETTIIGYKPPSAHRPYDLVGVALFGDGAGAMLIGSDPDLISEKPLFELHTAIQEFLPDTEKTIDGRVTEEGISFKLGRELPQIIEDHIEGFCGRLMGVLGYDNKEYNKMFWAVHPGGPAILNRLEKRLDLFPEKLNASRRALTDYGNASSNTIVYVLEYMIEESKKIKKEQQEGDGEWGLILAFGPGITFEGILARNLAV is encoded by the exons ATGGGGAGTGAGCATGTTGGGCAGGGAGGTTCCATAATGAAGGCCAACGGCGGCAGAGCGACGATTTTGGCTCTTGGCAAGGCCTTCCCTCATCAGCTTGTCATGCAGGATTTTCTGGTTGATGGGTATTTCAGAGATACCAACTGTGATGATCCTGAACTTAAGCAGAAGCTGGCTCGACTCT GCAAGACAACAACAGTCAAAACTAGGTATGTTGTCATGTCAGATGAGATTCTAGAGAAGTACCCAGAGCTTACAACTGAAGGCACACCCACTATAAAGCAAAGACTGCATATTTGTAACGAAGCTGTAACACAGATGGCAATTGAAGCTTCAGGAGCTTGCATCAAGAACTGGGGGAGACCTATTTCAGATATAACACACTTGGTCTATGTCTCATCCAGTGAAGCTCGACTACCCGGTGGTGACATTTACCTAGCAAAAGGACTTGGCCTCCGTCCCGAGACTCAAAGGGTCTTGCTTTACTTCTCAGGCTGCTCGGGTGGTGTGGCTGGCCTTCGTGTTGCCAAGGACATTGCTGAGAACAATCCAGGAAGCAGAGTACTACTTGCTACTTCTGAAACCACTATTATTGGCTACAAACCACCAAGTGCACATAGACCGTATGATCTGGTTGGTGTTGCACTATTTGGGGATGGTGCTGGAGCCATGTTGATTGGCTCAGACCCTGACTTAATCTCTGAAAAGCCTCTGTTTGAGCTTCACACTGCCATACAAGAGTTCCTGCCAGACACCGAGAAGACCATTGATGGAAGGGTCACAGAAGAGGGGATTAGTTTCAAGCTAGGAAGAGAGCTTCCTCAGATAATTGAAGATCACATTGAAGGGTTCTGTGGGAGGTTGATGGGAGTTCTTGGATATGATAACAAGGAGTACAATAAGATGTTTTGGGCTGTTCATCCAGGAGGTCCTGCAATCTTGAACCGGTTGGAGAAGCGTCTTGATTTGTTCCCAGAGAAGTTAAATGCCAGCCGACGAGCTCTGACAGATTATGGCAATGCTAGCAGTAATACCATAGTGTATGTGCTGGAGTACATGATAGAAGAGAGCAAGAAGATCAAGAAGGAACAGCAAGAAGGAGATGGTGAATGGGGATTGATACTGGCTTTTGGACCTGGAATTACTTTTGAGGGAATTCTAGCAAGGAACCTTGCTGTCTAA
- the LOC18767124 gene encoding putative ER lumen protein-retaining receptor C28H8.4 has protein sequence MRAPKRPIHTVSTWVRRQPPKVKAFLAVVTGMAALVVLRFIVHDHDNLFVAAEAVHSIGIMVLIYKLTKEKTCAGLSLKSQELTAMFLAVRLYCSFVMEYDIHTLLDLATLVTTLWVIYMIRFNLKSSYMEDKDNFAIYYVVVPCALLALFIHPSTSHHLLNRISWAFCVYLEAVSVLPQLRVMQNTKIVEPFTAHYVFALGVARFLSCAHWVLQVLDTRGHLLVALGYGLWPSMVLISEIVQTFILADFCYYYVKSVFGGQLVLRLPSGVV, from the exons ATGAGGGCTCCGAAGAGGCCGATCCACACCGTATCGACATGGGTTCGACGCCAGCCGCCGAAAGTGAAGGCCTTTCTGGCCGTCGTAACGGGCATGGCGGCTCTGGTCGTGCTCCGATTTATCGTTCACGATCACGATAACCTCTTTGTTGCAGCTGAGGCTGTGCACTCAATTGGAATCATGGTCCTAATCTACAAGCTCACGAAGGAGAAGACTTGTGCTG GGTTATCACTCAAATCCCAGGAGTTAACAGCTATGTTTTTAGCTGTGAGATTGTATTGCAGTTTTGTGATGGAATATGATATACACACCCTGCTTGATTTAGCTACGCTGGTGACGACCCTCTGGGTTATTTATATGATCCGCTTCAACTTAAAGTCTAGTTACATGGAGGACAAAGACAATTTTGCAATATACTATGTC GTGGTACCATGTGCTCTTTTAGCTTTGTTCATTCATCCATCGACGTCTCATCATTTATTGAACAGGATTTCCTGGGCATTTTGTGTGTATCTGGAAGCTGTTTCTGTACTGCCCCAGTTGCGTGTCATGCAGAACACAAAG ATTGTTGAGCCATTCACAGCTCATTATGTGTTTGCACTGGGTGTCGCAAGGTTCCTCAGTTGTGCCCATTGGGTTCTCCAG GTATTAGATACTCGCGGACACTTGCTTGTAGCCTTGGGCTACGGGTTATGGCCTTCTATGGTTCTTATTTCAGAAATTGTTCAGACTTTCATATTAGCAGACTTCTGTTACTACTATGTCAAAAG TGTTTTTGGAGGGCAGCTAGTCCTCCGTCTCCCTTCTGGAGTTGTATGA
- the LOC18767304 gene encoding probable alkaline/neutral invertase B, whose product MSIPNSDMSQNGNIRHVDSLCSVAEIEEIDFSKLLDRPSLLNMERKRSFDERSLSELSVALSPRHSSRNADNSFKFFDHPEYVFSPSRRSLIGTPRSLTGFEPHPMVAEAWETLRRSLVFFRGQPVGTIAATDTSEEKLNYDQVFVRDFVPSGLAFLMNGEPEIVKNFILKTLRLQSWEKKIDRFQLGEGVMPASFKVLHDPVRNSETLIADFGESAIGRVAPVDSGFWWIILLRAYTKSTGDSSLAELPECQKGMRLILSLCLSEGFDTFPTLLCADGCCMIDRRMGVYGYPIEIQALFFMALRCALLLLKHDDEGKEFVERIVKRLHALSYHMRSYFWLDFKQLNDIYRYKTEEYSHTAVNKFNVIPDSLPEWVFDFMPTRGGYFIGNISPARMDFRWFCLGNCIAILSSLATPEQSMAIMDLIESRWEELAGEMPLKVCYPAIESHEWRIVTGCDPKNTRWSYHNGGSWPVLLWLLTAACIKTGRPQIARRAIELAESRLLKDNWPEYYDGKLGRYIGKQARKFQTWSVAGYLVAKMLLEDPSHLGMIALEEDKQMKPAMKRSNSWTC is encoded by the exons ATGTCAATACCCAATTCAGACATGTCTCAGAATGGAAATATAAGGCATGTTGATTCCTTATGTAGTGTggcagaaattgaagaaattgatttttcaaaGTTATTAGACAGACCAAGCCTTCTGAATATGGAGAGAAAACGATCATTTGATGAGAGGTCACTCAGTGAACTATCTGTTGCATTGTCCCCACGTCACTCATCAAGAAATGCTGATaattctttcaaattttttgacCATCCTGAATATGTATTTTCGCCCAGTAGAAGGTCACTCATTGGCACCCCTAGGTCACTGACTGGCTTTGAGCCACATCCAATGGTTGCTGAAGCTTGGGAAACTTTGAGGCGTTCGTTGGTGTTTTTCCGTGGTCAGCCAGTTGGGACAATTGCTGCAACAGATACCTCTGAAGAAAAACTTAACTATGATCAG GTGTTTGTCAGAGACTTTGTCCCCAGTGGATTGGCTTTTCTGATGAATGGTGAACCTGAAATAGTTAAAAATTTTATCTTGAAGACTCTTCGTCTTCAGTCATGGGAGAAAAAGATTGATAGGTTCCAGCTTGGAGAAGGAGTAATGCCAGCTAGTTTCAAAGTACTCCATGATCCAGTCAGGAACAGTGAGACTTTAATAGCAGATTTTGGCGAGAGTGCGATAGGAAGAGTTGCTCCTGTTGATTCTGGATTTTGGTGGATCATATTGCTTCGGGCATACACAAAATCCACTGGAGACTCTTCATTGGCGGAACTTCCTGAATGCCAGAAGGGTATGCGGCTTATTCTAAGTTTATGTCTATCGGAAGGGTTCGACACATTTCCAACACTTCTTTGTGCTGATGGATGCTGCATGATTGATCGTAGAATG GGTGTCTATGGGTACCCCATCGAAATTCAGGCTCTTTTTTTCATGGCTTTAAGATGtgctttgcttttgcttaAGCATGATGATGAGGGGAAGGAGTTTGTAGAGCGCATAGTAAAACGCCTTCATGCCTTGAGCTATCACATGAGAAGTTACTTTTGGCTAGACTTCAAGCAGTTAAATGACATATATCGATATAAAACTGAAGAGTACTCACATACAGCAGTCAACAAGTTCAATGTGATACCAGATTCTCTTCCAGAATGGGTCTTTGATTTTATGCCAACTCGTGGTGGTTACTTTATTGGGAATATCAGTCCCGCCAGAATGGATTTCCGTTGGTTTTGCTTGGGTAATTGTATAGCAATTCTTTCATCCTTGGCAACCCCAGAACAATCCATGGCAATAATGGATCTCATAGAATCACGATGGGAGGAATTGGCAGGAGAAATGCCACTAAAGGTTTGTTATCCAGCTATAGAAAGTCATGAATGGAGGATTGTAACAGGCTGCGACCCGAAAAATACGAGATGGAGCTACCACAACGGAGGGTCTTGGCCAG TGCTGTTATGGCTTCTCACTGCTGCATGCATCAAGACTGGGCGGCCCCAGATTGCTCGACGTGCCATTGAACTTGCTGAGAGCAGATTGCTGAAAGACAATTGGCCTGAATACTATGATGGGAAACTTGGCCGTTACATTGGGAAGCAGGCCCGTAAATTCCAGACCTGGTCAGTAGCGGGGTACTTGGTAGCAAAGATGTTGTTGGAAGACCCGTCTCATTTGGGTATGATAGCGCTCGAGGAAGACAAACAGATGAAGCCGGCAATGAAGAGATCAAATTCGTGGACTTGCTAA
- the LOC18766781 gene encoding uncharacterized protein LOC18766781 yields MAGSEATPKEKRTKKNKKRKQRSLGESERPSKTHRLRVSEKESEPQEVEVKRAEKPQLREPNQELEQGGPWRNLELVLSIQNKELDLQKKVELAYGFVILRVKEEGSKSDQDNQAVNMSRLIIFVNDWIQSLLISSGKKIQSGGEMHQAEVIETYLDFRCWEIFKFCLEESLKLNVSLSFSRNLLRSICLIARNALSLLNKTSSHQTDLFSIGEGLPLYNTMLDCISLVFSSHGGLSNENLDLWVSTVGAVLDLVHTFYMENLVSGNEGDFVFRFLCLVLEPFAKFFRAHPARKNGFRDFIDKLLEPLLHLLGLLHLQIDVSNPGRARNLLKLVEEVLSHGLYHPVHIDGFLNLCSSERYSTFNYGKSKDSKTMLKSYHRHLFDKLEKILAAKNALAVESMGELFHLLIDQVQKLKRASVPAENTKMMGKTEASKQIEHSLMGHTSKMSSGSSTALVENNYCSTSFSAETRKSLLDFFVLIMEPLLLEINGYLESKLEVGPMLSDVHCTLKSINNLLSGFMHEKVYVRTEDTSEGACLNFLKKVYNMIISLSSNLIQSSKYGVVNRTHMDTLTLIANEVLSAVGYLLEIEYEVIENDLVTLWLLMLSYLAIGLSLMEVPDRCSLSLKITDIGCQLVILYSQLRQVNNTIFALCKAIRLLNSRNGAGELKYTRFVISLHGEAYARSVEMLLCTQEFKIAIQQAIKSIPEGQASGCIGQLTLDISESLEWLKISCLKADEKEFGKRDGRSSLQNFNLEAELLGRGLSEGYALVLDSLFVTPGNCNLLGVSVKDLIAVICACMSSLVGLQPDAVNEFLFTVTGKGFDNETDENKNNLQIFGLSTHWVFVFFFRLYMSCRSLYRSATSLMPPDLSRKMSAAMGDSFTSYSGSDWIDMTDWINGEYFSWIVQPSASLPVVIQSISNIYCKDSAADSSPLTYVMHAMAVRRLVDLNRHIKSFEYLMQNNENLVQVRLLEDAGLSRCRKRSKKLERHISVLREEASGLAGFMMEHLSLVPEDQQPMSISGDTTCNKMISHESDEWDFSVCALNKKSLPTAIWWILCQNIDTWCTHATKKNLKKFLSLLIHTSLSRVRSSFGVVREYNNHAADRLKKVTLHQISSQCFIDSILYEQRFFCRYFASTFCRALEKSTLPLISDFSSGNFDFKSSPDWPKVLNSLENSSVVVSCKNHYIFDCSSAASPVTHSSDELRKGSFKEQKDLQSTIMKFIACQSLLNLLCCMPKSHFNSRAFSLYVTSILNLERLVVGGLLDYQNALYSHHYHELFRLFVSCRKALKYIILACEGKTADSQTSHTLVFFEDSFPILWLYKSVYAVVGLEESLPKDNCRPVSDMILSLMDHTFYVFLTLSKYQSNHAVHFSKVAELNAGLVHEHSSLSESDMCLDSSDYIEAWKSVTIIAKSLKEQMQSLLVNLKDALCNGKVGIGVDGLNLNKFSSLISCISGFLWGLACFVNHTDSRSSDHKVNSSRQKLEPISELHLCIDVFAEFCSLLLPMLVCDSSQQSRTLCDSQNLQKSDFNADLLGVPEGTDVETDIAGVELHDESGAAMTASSDIHAYSGSGSVRRRRLHLEGANCAASALNDIDSFILQSLNRPLLRRLLNGDYPGAAFLLRQLLIASSAILRLSLHMNSPPLSSSLVHTFTSITQVLLLESTDMNHVPCFFYFVCLDGVLKYLEEIANHFPLTNPTLSRSLYDKMVQLQLRALGKCITLQGKRATLVSHETESSTKMLHSPMEFSEASLSGRPYLLDELKARLRSSFTVFIKKPSELHLLSAVQAIERALVGVRDGCTMSYDIHTGSVDGGKVSSVVAAGIDCLDLILEHVSGRKRLNVVKRHIQSFISSLFNVILNLQSPVIFYERSIQNKGDTDPDPGTIILMCVDVLARISGKHALYQMEAWHVAQSLRIPSALFQDFHLLKLSEAPVPDDSSTVPNNQISNSVASKHFSGVDRQYSIDLFAACCRLLHNVLKHHKTECERCIAVLQASVGVLLHCLETVDANAVVRKGFFSWEVEEGVKCAGCLRRIYEEIRHQKDVFGPHCSQFLSNYIWVYSGHGPRKTGIKREIDEALRPGVYALIDTCSADDLQRLHTLFGEGPCRNTLATLKHDYELNFQYQGKV; encoded by the exons ATGGCCGGCTCCGAAGCTACGCCTAAAGAGAAGCGGacgaagaagaacaaaaagagaaagcaaagGAGCCTTGGAGAATCTGAAAGGCCTTCCAAAACGCACCGGCTTAGGGTCTCGGAGAAAGAGAGTGAACCACAAGAAGTGGAAGTAAAACGAGCTGAAAAGCCCCAGCTCAGAGAACCCAATCAGGAGCTCGAACAAGGTGGTCCATGGAGGAACCTGGAGTTAGTTTTGTCCATTCAGAACAAAGAACTTGATCTTCAGAA GAAGGTGGAACTAGCTTATGGCTTTGTCATATTGAGAGTGAAAGAAGAAGGCAGCAAGAGTGATCAGGATAATCAAGCAGTGAATATGTCAcgtttaataatttttgttaatgaTTGGATCCAGTCattattgatttcttcaggaaagaaaattcagagtgGCGGAGAGATGCATCAAGCTGAAGTGATTGAGACATATTTGGATTTTAGATGCTGGGAGATTTTCAAATTCTGTTTGGAGGAGTCTTTGAAATTGAATGTTTCTCTAAGTTTCTCCCGGAACCTTTTACGCTCTATTTGTTTGATTGCAAGAAATGCACTGTCCTTACTGAACAAAACATCTTCACATCAAACAGATTTATTTTCCATTGGCGAAGGGTTACCATTGTACAATACCATGCTTGATTGCATTTCTTTGGTATTTTCATCCCATGGAGGCTTGTCGAATGAAAATTTAGACCTGTGGGTTTCAACTGTAGGTGCAGTGCTTGATCTTGTACACACATTTTACATGGAAAATCTTGTTAGTGGCAATGAGGGTGACTTTGTTTTCCGGTTTTTGTGCTTGGTTCTTGAGCCATTTGCCAAGTTTTTTAGGGCCCACCCAGCTCGGAAGAATGGATTTCGTGATTTCATCGATAAACTCCTTGAGCCTCTGTTGCATCTCTTAGGTCTCTTGCATCTTCAGATTGATGTAAGTAATCCTGGTAGAGCAAGAAACTTACTGAAGCTAGTTGAAGAAGTACTATCTCATGGGCTGTATCACCCAGTCCACATTGATGGATTTTTGAACTTATGCAGCAGTGAAAGATATTCCACCTTCAATTATGGGAAGTCAAAAGACTCAAAAACAATGCTGAAGAGTTATCACAGACATTTATTTGATAAGCTGGAAAAAATTTTGGCTGCAAAGAATGCTTTGGCAGTGGAAAGCATGGGAGAACTTTTTCACTTGCTTATTGATCAAGTTCAAAAGCTAAAAAGGGCTTCAGTGCCGGCcgaaaatacaaaaatgatGGGGAAGACTGAAGCTTCAAAGCAAATAGAACATAGTTTAATGGGTCATACTTCAAAGATGTCTTCTGGGAGTAGTACTGCACTAGTTGAAAATAATTACTGCTCAACTAGTTTCAGTGCAGAAACACGAAAGTCacttcttgatttttttgtactGATTATGGAGCCTCTTCTGCTTGAGATTAATGGCTATCTTGAAAGTAAGCTGGAAGTGGGACCCATGTTGTCGGATGTTCATTGCACACTTAAATCTATTAATAATTTACTTTCTGGCTTTATGCATGAAAAGGTTTATGTGAGAACAGAGGACACGTCAGAGGGAGCTTGCCTTAATTTCTTGAAGAAGGTCTATAATATGATTATATCATTGTCCTCCAATTTAATTCAGTCGTCAAAATATGGTGTAGTTAACAGGACACACATGGATACGTTAACTTTAATAGCCAATGAGGTACTTTCTGCTGTAGGGTAtcttttggaaattgaatatGAGGTTATAGAGAATGATTTGGTAACCTTGTGGCTTCTGATGCTTTCTTACTTAGCCATTGGTCTTTCCCTGATGGAAGTTCCGGATCGGTGCTCATTATCTTTGAAGATAACAGATATTGGATGCCAATTAGTTATTCTCTATAGTCAACTTCGCCAG GTGAATAATACTATTTTTGCATTGTGTAAAGCAATAAGGCTTCTAAATTCACGTAATGGTGCTGGTGAACTGAAATATACTAGATTTGTGATTTCTTTACATGGTGAAGCTTATGCAAGATCAGTGGAAATGCTATTATGTACGCAAGAGTTTAAGATTGCAATACAACAAGCTATTAAGTCCATACCAGAAGGACAAGCAAGTGGGTGTATTGGGCAGTTAACATTGGATATATCAGAATCTCTAGAGTGGCTGAAAATTAGTTGTTTGAAAGCTGATGAAAAAGAATTTGGCAAACGGGATGGACGAAGTAGCTTGCAGAACTTTAATCTAGAAGCTGAACTTTTGGGGAGAGGGTTGTCTGAAGGGTATGCACTAGTGCTAGACTCGTTGTTTGTTACACCTGGAAACTGTAACCTCCTTGGAGTTTCTGTAAAGGATCTTATAGCAGTAATTTGTGCTTGCATGAGTAGTCTGGTAGGACTACAGCCAGATGCTGTAAATGAGTTCCTCTTTACTGTCACAGGAAAAGGATTTGACAATGAGACAgacgaaaacaaaaataatcttCAGATATTTGGATTGTCCACTCATTGGGTGTTTGTGTTCTTCTTTCGATTGTATATGTCCTGCCGAAGCTTATATAGGTCAGCAACGAGCCTTATGCCTCCAGATTTATCAAGAAAGATGTCAGCAGCAATGGGAGATTCATTCACATCATACTCTGGTAGCGATTGGATTGATATGACTGACTGGATCAATGGGGAATATTTTTCTTGGATCGTTCAACCTTCAGCTTCTCTTCCTGTTGTTATTCAATCCATTTCAAACATCTATTGTAAGGACAGTGCAGCCGATTCTTCTCCTTTGACTTATGTGATGCATGCTATGGCTGTTAGACGGCTTGTCGATTTGAATAGGCATATAAAGTCTTTTGAATATTTGAtgcaaaataatgaaaatctGGTGCAAGTCAGGTTGCTTGAGGATGCTGGCTTGTCAAGGTGTcgtaaaagaagcaaaaagtTGGAAAGGCACATCTCTGTTTTGAGGGAAGAGGCTTCAGGTCTTGCTGGTTTTATGATGGAGCACCTATCATTAGTGCCCGAAGATCAACAGCCAATGTCCATTTCTGGTGATACAACTTGTAATAAGATGATTTCCCATGAAAGTGATGAATGGGATTTCAGTGTTTGTGCTTTGAACAAGAAGTCATTGCCAACTGCAATATGGTGGATTCTTTGCCAGAATATTGATACTTGGTGCACTCATGCCACtaaaaagaatttgaagaaattcctttctcttttaatcCATACTTCCCTTTCCCGTGTAAGAAGCAGCTTTGGGGTGGTTAGAGAGTACAATAACCATGCAGCTGACAGGCTGAAGAAAGTAACCTTGCATCAAATCTCATCACAATGCTTCATTGACTCCATTCTGTATGAGCAAAGA TTTTTCTGCAGGTATTTTGCATCAACGTTTTGCCGTGCATTGGAGAAATCTACATTACCATTGATCAGTGACTTTTCATCTGGcaattttgatttcaaatCATCACCTGATTGGCCGAAGGTTTTAAATTCCCTGGAGAACTCATCAGTGGTTGTTTCATGTAAGAATCACTACATATTTGATTGTTCCTCAGCAGCAAGCCCGGTCACTCATTCTTCTGATGAGCTGCGTAAAGGAAGTTTCAAGGAACAAAAAGATCTCCAATCGACCATCATGAAATTTATAGCTTGCCAGAGTTTACTTAATCTTTTGTGTTGTATGCCAAAAAGTCATTTCAACTCAAGAGCATTTTCACTTTATGTCACTTCTATTCTCAACCTTGAAAG GCTTGTTGTTGGCGGCTTATTAGATTATCAGAATGCATTATACTCGCATCACTATCACGAGCTCTTCAGATTGTTTGTGTCTTGTCGGAAGGCcttgaaatatataattctGGCTTGTGAGGGGAAGACAGCAGATAGTCAAACCTCACATACTTTAGTGTTCTTTGAGGATTCGTTTCCTATTTTATGGCTTTACAAGTCAGTGTATGCGGTTGTTGGGCTTGAAGAGTCATTGCCAAAAGATAATTGCCGTCCAGTCAGTGATATGATCTTGTCCTTGATGGATCACACATTTTATGTGTTTCTCACATTAAGTAAATATCAGTCTAATCATGCTGTTCATTTCTCTAAAGTTGCTGAACTGAATGCCGGACTTGTCCATGAACATAGTAGTTTAAGTGAATCTGATATGTGCTTGGATTCTTCCGACTATATTGAAGCTTGGAAAAGTGTAACCATTATTGCTAAGAGTTTGAAGGAACAGATGCAAAGCTTACTGGTAAATTTGAAGGATGCCCTTTGTAATGGAAAAGTGGGGATTGGTGTTGATGGTTTAAATTTGAACAAGTTCTCATCCTTAATTTCTTGCATTAGTGGGTTTTTATGGGGCCTAGCATGTTTTGTGAACCATACAGATTCGAGAAGTAGTGATCATAAAGTAAACTCATCAAGGCAGAAACTTGAACCCATCTCTGAACTTCACCTCTGTATAGATGTTTTTGCAGAATTCTGTAGTCTGCTCTTACCAATGTTAGTTTGTGACAGTAGTCAACAGTCCAGAACTCTATGTGACTCTCAAAATCTTCAAAAGTCAGACTTCAATGCAGATTTGTTGGGTGTGCCTGAAGGCACTGATGTTGAGACTGATATTGCAGGTGTTGAACTGCATGATGAATCTGGTGCTGCAATGACAGCATCATCTGACATCCATGCTTACTCTGGGTCTGGTAGTGTTCGTAGAAGAAGGTTGCACTTGGAAGGTGCAAATTGTGCTGCCAGTGCACTGAATGACATTGATTCATTTATATTGCAGTCTTTGAATAGGCCTTTGTTGAGACGCCTGCTAAATGGTGATTACCCTGGTGCAGCATTTTTGCTCAGGCAGTTGTTAATTGCATCTTCAGCTATTTTAAGGCTAAGTTTGCATATGAATAGTCCTCCCCTGTCTTCAAGCTTGGTGCATACTTTTACTAGCATTACACAAGTCTTGTTATTGGAATCAACGGACATGAATCATGTGCcatgctttttttattttgtgtgtttagATGGTGTTCTGAAGTATTTGGAAGAAATAGCGAATCATTTTCCTCTGACAAATCCTACCTTATCCAGAAGTTTGTATGACAAGATGGTTCAGCTACAGTTAAGGGCTTTAGGAAAATGCATAACTTTACAGGGGAAACGAGCCACCCTAGTATCTCATGAGACAGAGTCAAGCACCAAAATGCTCCATTCTCCTATGGAATTTTCTGAAGCATCTCTGTCTGGCCGGCCATACTTATTGGATGAACTTAAAGCTAGGTTGAGGTCATCGTTCACGGTGTTTATAAAGAAACCATCAGAGTTGCATCTTTTATCTGCTGTACAAGCTATAGAGAGAGCACTAGTTGGTGTGCGGGATGGGTGCACCATGAGTTATGACATACATACTGGAAGCGTAGATGGGGGAAAAGTTTCTTCAGTTGTTGCAGCTGGCATTGATTGCTTGGATTTGATTCTAGAACATGTTTCAG GACGCAAACGTTTGAATGTGGTTAAAAGACACATTCAGAGCTTTATTTCTAGCTTGTTCAATGTTATTCTGAACTTGCAGAGTCCAGTAATCTTTTATGAGAGATCGATCCAGAATAAAGGGGATACTGATCCAGATCCAGGAACAATCATTCTTATGTGTGTTGACGTACTGGCAAGAATTTCCGGCAAGCATGCTCTGTACCAAATGGAGGCCTGGCATGTAGCACAATCTTTACGTATACCGTCAGCACTTTTTCAAGACTTCCATCTTTTAAAACTTTCTGAAGCTCCTGTTCCCGATGATTCTTCAACAGTTCCAAATAACCAAATCTCTAATTCAGTAGCAAGTAAACATTTCTCTGGCGTAGATAGGCAATACTCAATCGACCTATTTGCTGCTTGCTGCCGGTTATTGCATAATGTTCTGAAGCATCACAAAAC TGAATGTGAACGGTGCATTGCCGTACTTCAAGCTTCTGTTGGTGTTCTTCTTCATTGTTTGGAGACAGTGGATGCTAATGCAGTCGTCAGGAAAGGTTTCTTTTCATGGGAAGTGGAAGAGGGAGTCAAATGTGCAGGTTGTCTCCGAAGAATTTATGAAGAG ATAAGACATCAAAAAGATGTCTTTGGTCCGCACTGTTCCCAATTTTTATCCAATTACATATGGGTTTATTCAGGACATGGGCCCCGTAAAACAGGCATCAAAAG